A DNA window from Eptesicus fuscus isolate TK198812 chromosome 8, DD_ASM_mEF_20220401, whole genome shotgun sequence contains the following coding sequences:
- the TRIML2 gene encoding probable E3 ubiquitin-protein ligase TRIML2, whose product MAKRRDLQRRRSIPGDAACRDHLEPLLLFCEDDQVTLCRQCFLSQEHRNHVVRGVHEAAEDFRKLFRELLSTLKQKLEAAKSLLAEEQENMGLVQAEEQNFKEMVKSEYKMMIRLVIEENEMNFQNLQGYTFNPHLREANWSPLMKLTAELEEKYQETLQRLNRLGRENVNKLQESEVRLYEQIVSLHGVTAELEKKCGEPSLVLLKDARALELSGVSLLCQGLEPARITDPSLCRTPGPSKMLELFQRPITLDPKTANSCLVLSEDLRSIRLGNVQQEVPGNPEIFDFSASVLGVESFTSGRHYWEVDVEKATNWQLGIFEDSAARLMHKGKILLMGSRMGTKYTFWVFPPLKGIYLEEQIHKVGVFLDYKYGQISFYDVTKRLLIYNFSGLVFKGALRPVFSLCSPNEGTNSDSLSICLPDVFMV is encoded by the exons ATGGCCAAGAGGCGCGACCTCCAGCGACGGCGGAGCATCCCAGGAGATGCCGCCTGCAGGGACCACCTGGAACCCCTGCTGCTGTTCTGTGAGGACGACCAGGTCACACTCTGCCGCCAGTGTTTCCTGTCCCAGGAGCATAGGAACCACGTGGTGCGCGGAGTGCATGAAGCTGCGGAGGATTTCAGG AAGTTATTTCGGGAGCTGTTGAGCACATTGAAGCAGAAACTTGAAGCTGCCAAAAGCCTATTGGCCGAAGAGCAAGAAAATATGGGGCTGGTTCAG GCAGAGGAGCAGAATTTTAAAGAGATGGTTAAATCTGAATATAAGATGATGATCCGGTTGGTGATTGAAGAGAATGAGATGAACTTCCAAAACCTGCAAGGGTACACATTCAACCCACACTTGAGAGAAGCCAATTGGAGTCCGCTGATGAAGTTGACTGCAGAGTTAGAGGAGAAGTACCAGGAAACACTACAG AGACTGAACCGTCTGGGGAGAGAGAACGTGAATAAACTGCAGGAGAGTGAAGTCAGGCTCTATGAACAGATCGTCAGCCTCCACGGTGTCACTGCCGAGCTGGAGAAGAAATGTGGGGAACCCTCCTTAGTGTTGCTCAAG gATGCACGAGCTTTGGAATT GAGTGGTGTTTCACTACTGTGTCAGGGCCTAGAGCCCGCGCGAATCACAGACCCGAGTTTATGCCGAACGCCAGGACCGAGCAAAATGCTGGAACTGTTTCAAA gACCTATAACTTTGGATCCCAAAACAGCTAATTCTTGTCTTGTCCTATCTGAGGATCTGAGAAGTATAAGACTCGGAAATGTCCAGCAGGAGGTACCTGGCAACCCAGAGATATTTGACTTCAGTGCTTCTGTGTTGGGTGTGGAGAGCTTTACCTCAGGGAGGCATTACTGGGAGGTGGATGTGGAAAAGGCAACAAACTGGCAGTTGGGTATATTTGAAGACTCTGCCGCCAGACTCATGCACAAAGGTAAAATCTTACTCATGGGATCCAGGATGGGAACCAAATATACCTTTTGGGTCTTTCCTCCTTTAAAAGGGATCTACTTGGAAGAGCAGATACACAAAGTTGGAGTTTTTCTAGACTATAAGTATGGGCAGATATCATTCTATGATGTGACAAAGAGACTCCTCATTTATAATTTCTCTGGTCTTGTCTTCAAAGGAGCTCTCAGGcctgttttttctctttgttccccAAATGAAGGCACAAATTCAGACTCTCTTAGCATCTGCCTCCCTGATGTTTTCATGGTGTGA